The Mycolicibacterium doricum genome includes a region encoding these proteins:
- the nusB gene encoding transcription antitermination factor NusB yields the protein MSDRKPDRGRHQARKRAVDLLFEAEARGLTPAEVAASRNKLAGTQPDVTALNPYTVTVARGVTDHRAHIDDLISAHLHGWTLDRLPAVDRAILRVAVWELLHAQDVPEPVAVDEAVELAKQLSTDDSPGFVNGVLGQVMLVTPQIRAASQAVRGSAQGPSEG from the coding sequence ATGTCTGACCGCAAACCGGACCGGGGCCGCCACCAGGCGCGCAAGCGCGCCGTCGATCTGCTCTTCGAGGCCGAGGCGCGAGGGTTGACCCCCGCCGAGGTCGCGGCCTCGCGCAACAAACTGGCGGGTACACAACCCGACGTGACCGCGCTGAACCCGTACACGGTCACCGTCGCGCGCGGGGTGACCGACCACCGCGCCCACATCGACGACCTGATCTCGGCGCACCTGCACGGCTGGACGCTCGACCGGCTACCCGCGGTCGACCGCGCGATCCTGCGGGTCGCGGTCTGGGAATTGCTGCACGCCCAGGACGTCCCCGAACCCGTCGCGGTCGACGAGGCGGTCGAGCTGGCCAAGCAGTTGTCGACCGACGACTCACCCGGTTTCGTCAACGGTGTGCTCGGCCAGGTCATGCTCGTGACACCTCAGATCCGGGCCGCCTCGCAGGCGGTGCGCGGATCGGCGCAGGGTCCGTCGGAGGGCTAG
- a CDS encoding serine hydrolase domain-containing protein gives MNLDGNQASIREAIDAGLLSGAVTLVWQAGRVVQVNELGHRDIGARLPMQRDTIFRIASMTKPVTVAAAMTLLENGRFALGDPVTTWLPELADMRVLDDPGGPLDRTHPARRAITVEDLMTHRSGLAYFFSVGGPLARAYGRISAKQSPDAWLAEIGALPLEHQPGDRLTYSNATDVLGIMLERIEGRSLQEVLTERILGPLGMSDTAFFVAPHNRGRVATMYKIAADDTLSHDAMGPPTTTTPPFCMGGANLFSTADDYLRFARMLLAGGEADGVRVLSEQSVRSMRTDRLTVDQKKHPFLGMPFWLGRGFGLNLSVVTDPAKSRQLFGPGGLGTFSWPGAYGTWWQADPSAELILIYLIQNLPNFGADAAAAVTGNTSLMKLQSVQPKFVRRTYSALGI, from the coding sequence GTGAATCTCGACGGCAACCAAGCGTCCATCCGAGAGGCGATCGACGCCGGGCTGCTCTCCGGCGCCGTCACGCTCGTGTGGCAGGCCGGGCGCGTGGTGCAGGTGAACGAACTCGGTCACCGCGACATCGGCGCCCGCCTGCCGATGCAGCGTGACACGATATTCCGCATCGCGTCGATGACGAAGCCCGTCACCGTGGCGGCAGCCATGACCCTGCTCGAGAACGGCCGCTTCGCGCTCGGCGATCCGGTCACCACCTGGCTTCCGGAACTCGCGGACATGCGGGTACTCGATGACCCGGGCGGGCCACTGGACCGCACCCACCCCGCCCGCAGGGCGATCACCGTCGAGGATCTGATGACCCACCGCAGTGGGCTGGCCTACTTCTTCTCCGTCGGCGGGCCGCTGGCGCGCGCCTACGGCCGGATCTCGGCCAAGCAGAGCCCGGATGCGTGGCTGGCGGAGATCGGCGCACTGCCGCTGGAGCACCAGCCCGGCGACCGGTTGACCTACAGCAACGCCACCGACGTGCTCGGCATCATGCTGGAACGCATCGAGGGCAGATCGCTGCAGGAGGTGCTCACCGAGCGCATCCTCGGGCCGCTGGGTATGTCGGACACCGCATTCTTCGTGGCGCCGCACAACCGCGGGCGGGTCGCGACGATGTACAAAATCGCCGCCGACGACACGCTCAGCCACGATGCGATGGGGCCGCCGACCACGACGACGCCGCCGTTCTGCATGGGTGGGGCGAACCTGTTCTCCACCGCCGACGACTATCTGAGGTTCGCCAGGATGCTGCTGGCGGGCGGCGAGGCGGACGGGGTGCGGGTCCTCTCGGAGCAATCCGTGCGGTCCATGCGCACCGATCGGCTGACCGTCGATCAGAAGAAGCATCCGTTCCTCGGAATGCCGTTCTGGCTCGGGCGGGGTTTCGGGTTGAACCTGTCGGTGGTCACCGACCCCGCCAAATCGCGTCAGCTGTTCGGGCCAGGCGGTCTGGGCACGTTCAGCTGGCCCGGCGCCTACGGCACGTGGTGGCAGGCCGATCCGAGCGCCGAGCTGATCCTGATCTACCTCATCCAGAACCTGCCCAACTTCGGTGCCGACGCCGCAGCGGCGGTCACAGGCAACACCTCGTTGATGAAACTTCAGTCGGTGCAACCGAAGTTCGTCCGACGCACCTACTCCGCTCTCGGCATTTGA